A genomic window from Panthera tigris isolate Pti1 chromosome B4, P.tigris_Pti1_mat1.1, whole genome shotgun sequence includes:
- the LOC102951268 gene encoding olfactory receptor 6C1-like: MRNHTEITEFILLGLSDDPQLQVVIFVSLLVTYMLSITGNLTIITLTLLDSHLQTPMYFFLRNFSLLEVSFTTVSIPKFLGTMMTGDKTISFNDCIAQLFFYILLGVTEFYLLAAMSYDRYIAICKPLHYMTIMNHRVCILLVFSSWLTSFLIIFPALMLLLNLNYCRSNIIDHFTCDYFPLLQLSCSDTKFLEALGFSCAVFTLMFTLALIFLSYTHIIRTILRIPSTSQRKKAFSTCSSHMIVISISYGSCIFMYINPSAKDTVSLSKGVAVLNTSVAPMLNPFIYSLRNQQVRRAFMDKARKIVFFSSK, encoded by the coding sequence ATGAGAAACCACACAGAAATAACAGAGTTTATCCTCCTGGGATTGTCAGATGACCCACAGCTTCAGGTGGTGATCTTTGTCTCTCTGCTCGTCACCTACATGCTCAGCATCACTGGCAACCTGACCATTATCACCCTTACCCTGCTGGATTCCCACCTCCAGAcccccatgtatttcttcctcagaAACTTCTCCTTATTAGAGGTTTCATTCACAACTGTCAGCATACCCAAGTTCCTGGGCACCATGATGACTGGAGATAAAACCATTTCCTTTAATGACTGCATTGCTCAGCTATTTTTTTACATTCTCTTGGGAGTCACTGAATTTTACCTTCTGGCCGCCATGTCCTATGACCGTTACATTGCCATCTGCAAACCTCTGCATTACATGACCATCATGAATCACAGAGTCTGCATACTCCTTGTCTTCTCTTCGTGGCTAACGTCATTCTTAATCATATTCCCCGCACTCATGTTGCTCCTAAACCTTAATTACTGTAGGTCTAATATTATTGACCATTTTACCTGTGATTATTTTCCCCTGCTGCAACTTTCCTGTTCAGACACAAAATTCTTAGAGGCGCTGGGGTTTTCCTGTGCTGTGTTCACTTTAATGTTCACTTTGGCCTTGATATTTCTGTCTTACACACATATCATCAGAACAATTTTAAGAATTCCTTCTACTAGTCAGAGGAAAAAGGCCTTTTCCACATGTTCATCCCATATGATTGTCATCTCCATCTCCTATGGCAGCTGCATTTTCATGTACATTAATCCATCAGCAAAAGACACAGTGTCTCTGAGCAAGGGAGTTGCTGTGCTAAACACCTCAGTGGCCCCCATGCTGAACCCATTTATTTACAGCCTAAGGAATCAGCAAGTCAGGCGAGCCTTCATGGACAAGGCAAGGAAGATAGTATTTTTCTCAAGCAAATGA
- the LOC102964520 gene encoding olfactory receptor 6C3-like, with protein sequence MRNHTVITEFVLLGISDDPKLQIIIFIFLFMAYVLSVTGNLTIIILTLTDFHLKTPMYYFLRNFSFLEIIFTSVSIPRFLGTIITKVKTISYNDCLAQLFFFIFMGVSEFFLLTAMSFDRYVAICRPLHYTTIMNKKICTLLVFGSWLGGFLTIFPPLMLILQLDFCAANVIDHFSCDYFPILQLSCSDTWLLEMIGFYFAFVTLLFTLALVILSYMCILSTILRIPSATQRKKAFSTCSSHLIVISISYGSCIFMYVKPSAKERASLTKGVAILNTSIAPMLNPFIYTLRNQQVKQAFQNLLHKVVFSRNK encoded by the coding sequence atGAGAAACCATACAGTGATTACAGAATTTGTTCTCTTAGGCATCTCAGATGACCCAAAGCTtcagattataatttttatctttctgtttatgGCTTATGTATTAAGTGTCACCGGAAACCTAACCATCATCATCCTCACCTTAACAGACTTTCATCTCAAGACTCCTATGTATTACTTCCTGAGGAATTTCTCCTTCTTAGAAATTATATTCACCAGTGTGTCTATCCCCAGATTTTTGGGGACAATCATTACTAAAGTCAAGACCATTTCCTATAACGATTGTTTAGCTCagctatttttcttcatcttcatggGTGTGTCTGAGTTTTTTCTTCTCACTGCCATGTCTTTTGATCGCTACGTTGCCATCTGCAGGCCTCTTCACTACACCACCATCATGAACAAGAAAATCTGCACCCTACTGGTCTTTGGGTCATGGCTGGGGGGATTCCTTACCATTTTCCCACCACTCATGCTCATCCTCCAGCTAGATTTCTGTGCTGCCAATGTAATTGATCATTTCTCCTGTGactatttccccattttacaacTCTCATGCTCAGATACATGGCTTTTAGAGATGATTGgcttttactttgcttttgttaCTCTGCTCTTCACATTGGCATTGGTGATTCTTTCCTACATGTGCATTCTTAGCACCATTCTGAGAATCCCGTCTGCTACTCAGAGGAAAAAGGCTTTCTCCACATGTTCCTCTCACTTGATTGTCATTTCCATCTCTTATGGGAGCTGTATATTCATGTATGTCAAGCCTTCAGCAAAAGAAAGAGCATCACTGACCAAAGGGGTAGCTATTCTCAACACCTCAATTGCCCCTATGTTGAACCCTTTTATTTATACCCTGAGGAACCAGCAAGTAAAACAAGCTTTCCAAAACTTGCTTCATAAAGTAGTGTTttctagaaacaaatga